The Myxococcota bacterium genome segment GCGAGCGGCGGGCAAGCTCCCGTTCCGCACGCGCTACTACAACCGCTGCCAGCGCTGCGGCCGCGCGCGCGGCTACTACCGCAAGTTCGACCTGTGCCGGATCTGCCTGCGCAAGCTCTCGCTCGAGGGCAAGATCCCCGGCATCACGAAGTCGAGCTGGTGAGGGAGCCGAGATGCTGACCGACCCCATCGCCGACATGTTGACGCGCATCCGCAACGGCGGGCGCTCGCGCGCCGCGCGCGTGGCGCTGCCGAAGTCACAGCTCCTGTCCGAGATCGCGCGCGTGCTGCACGAGACGGGCTACATCGCCGGCTTCGGCGACGTGGCCGGCGCCGACAAGCCCACGCTCTCGATCGAGATCCGCTACAGCGACGACGACCAGCCCATGATCGAGGGCATCGAGCGCATCTCGCGGCCCGGCCGGCGCGTCTACGTGGGCGCGAAGAAGATCCCGCAGATCCGCAGCGGCCTGGGGATCGCCATCCTCTCTACACCGCGCGGTGTACTCACCGATGCCCAGGCCCGCGAGGCCGGCATCGGCGGCGAGCTGCTCGCAAAGGTCTGGTGATCATGTCCCGCATCGGCAAACAACCCGTGGCGATCGCGAAGGGCGTCGAAGTCCAGGTCGCGAACGGCCG includes the following:
- a CDS encoding type Z 30S ribosomal protein S14 — its product is MAKTSKRIQQKRLRAARAAGKLPFRTRYYNRCQRCGRARGYYRKFDLCRICLRKLSLEGKIPGITKSSW
- the rpsH gene encoding 30S ribosomal protein S8, whose product is MLTDPIADMLTRIRNGGRSRAARVALPKSQLLSEIARVLHETGYIAGFGDVAGADKPTLSIEIRYSDDDQPMIEGIERISRPGRRVYVGAKKIPQIRSGLGIAILSTPRGVLTDAQAREAGIGGELLAKVW